The Nitrosarchaeum sp. genomic sequence AATTCTCTTTTGAATTTGATTTACTTGTAATTTTTTTGTACAGTATTTTTGGTAATAATACATAATGCCAAAAATTAGTAATTATTGACCACCAATTTGATGGAACAATGTGTATAGCTAAACCATCTGATTTTAGAACTCTATTAATTTCCTTGAATAGTGAATTTTTATCTTTTATATGAGCAATTACATGTGAAGAAAAAACTAAATCAAATGTTTCTGGTTTGAATTCTAACTTTGTTGCATTCATTTCTTTTACATCAAAATATGTTGAAGATGGATTGATATCAATTGAAATTACATCAAAACCCCAATCTGCTAAACTTCTTGCGAGATATCCGTCTTTTCCCCCAATCTCTAAAATTTTTTTTATTCTAGTGTCTGATAGGTTTTTTCTAATAGATGACAATTCCTGATTTCGAATAAATTCAATCCACGCATTTTCATTAATCATTTCTCATCTTATGTGATTTTTTCTATATGTGCCTAAATCATTAAATATATTATTTTGAGACATATTTTTTGTCATACTTTAATTAGTATAACTAAAATCTAGAATTAATTTATAGTTGTTTACAGTGATATGAAATTGTTTAAAAAAATCAAATCAAAAATCTCACATTTTCCATATTTTTATCAGTGGATCATTCTTGTAAATATGAATAATGATATTTCTACATCATTTTTAAAATTTAAGGAGATAATGCCCACAAAAGATAGATTTTGGGCGGATCCGTTTGTAGTTTACAAAGATCAGAAACATCATATATTTTTTGAAGAATTTCTGAATTATCAAAATAAAGGACATTTGTCAGTAATGACTGTTGATAATAATGGAAATTATACTAAACCTGTAAAAATCTTAGAACGTGATTACCACTTATCATATCCGTCGATATTTGAATTTCAAAATGAATGGTATCTGATTCATGGAACAATACATAATTCAAAATCTTATGTGGAATTATTCAAGTGTGATAATTTTCCATTTCAATGGAAGTATGATCGTAAATTAATCATTGATATCCCACTTGTAGATACTACCATGTTTTTTTATAATAAAAAATGGTGGATGTTTGCATGTAAAGCCGAAAATAATGGAACATCTCGATCTGAGGAATTGATGCTTTTTTATTCTGATGATCCGCTTAGTGCAAATTGGATTCCACACCCTCTGAATCCTATAGTTTCTGATATTAGAAATGCTAGACCTGCAGGAAAAATCTTTGAAATGAATAATAAAATTATTCGACCTGCACAAAACTGTTTTCAAGTATATGGAAACGGACTTTCCTTTAATGAAATAATTAAATTAAATGAAAATGAATATGAAGAAAAATGCCTGGAATTCTTCAAGCCAGATTGGAAAAGTGGTCTAATTGGATTTCATACTTTTAATTATGAAAAAGGTTGTACTGTAATTGATGCCAGAATAAAACGAAGTAGACTAAACTAATTAAAGAAAATCCAATTTCAAATCAAATATGATAGTTCAATTGATATACAACATAATAAGAAAAAAATCATGAAACAAAATATTGGCTTTCGAGGATGGTTCTATTTTAGACAAGGATGGACAACTTATTTTGCTTTCATTTTTGCGGCCATTAACACAATGGTTGTTACATATTACCTAGCAATTGAAAATATTCCTTCTTTAAAAACAATTTTTCCAACATTTTATGTTTATCTAGCTATTACAGCTTCTATTGGTGTTCCGTTGCTGATTTTAGTTGGTTATGCACATCAGAAAAAAACTTCATCATATAAAGCCGAAGCTGATATCTATTATGAATCAAATCCTCATGCACTAAGACAATATAACGATATAGAATTGCTTTTGCAATTAAATCTAAAATTAGTTGATCTCTTACTTTTGGATTATGAAAAAAACAATGTTTCCAATGAAAAATTAGATGAGCTAATAAAATTGAAAAATGAAATAGAAACTTACTTTAATCAAAGAAAAGACAATAAACAAATAGATATTGCATTGTTCAAGAAATTTTCACACTTGAAATAATCAATCTCTAATCAATCTATCATATTCTTCCTTTCCCCATGTACTAATGTTTTTTTCTCTGAATTTTTTTATGTATATTTTTTCAATCTTAAGAATAATAAAACTCATAAGTCTATCCAAGATGGATATCTTTCTATCTAGCGTTTTACTTTTCTCAAATACTTTTACAAAAATATTTTCCCAGTCTTTTGATACCAATTCCGGATAAGATATTTTCTTTACATATTCGTATTCCTTTTGTGCTAAATCATCTCTGAATTGTTTTGATTCTACAATCTTATCTATGATATCTGCTATCTCTTGCGGTTCATTTGATTTTGGTAGAAATGGTGGGATTATTTCCTCACCATCTATAATATTGGGTTTTTTTGGATCCGTATAACAAATTACTGGTTTTTTACAAAATGCAGCTTCTCTTTCTATCCCGCCTTGAACACCTGCTCTCATTTGCCCCATCACTGCGTCCGCTCCTACAAAATATCTACCTAATTCATCTCTTTTAATTAATGGAATAAATCTGACTCTGTCTGATTTTTCATCGATTAATTTTTTATTTATTGAACTTAACTCATCAAATTCTTCAGTGGTTGTATCTTCTATAAACCACTTTACTTGTAATAACTCAAAATCTGATTTACATAGCTCTATTGCCTTCCAAATCTTATCCATTCCTTTTTCCAATCCAAATCTCTGTGCTGACAAGAAAGTAAATTTTTCTTTTTTAAATTCAATCGGCTGTATATTTTCATTGAAAAGTTCTGTATCTACAAATATTCTATCCAATCTGATTGCATCTTTTCTATATTTTTTTAATGGGATATAATATTCGTCCATAGGTGCTATACATGCAATGGCATTATCTAGTATTTTTTTATAAAAGTTTTTTTCAAAAAAATTATAATTTTTATTTTCTTTTGCAAAAGGTGGATTTGTAATATCTCCTCCGACAAAATACATTATGTAATTTATTCCTGCTAAATATGCAATTCTTGCTCCTGCCCAAGGAACAGCTATGCATAAATCATAACTATCTTTGATTTTTTTGATTTTTTCTACTTGTTTTGAAATTAATAACGAGTCAAAGTATTCTATTCCATCTTTTCCAGTTGTTGTTTTATCTACACCTTTTTTTGGAAAATCTATTAAATGAACTTCCATATTTCTTGCAAATTTTTTCATTAGATAGATATTGCTTGTTGAATCTCCTATTGCCAGAATTTTTAATTTCATCTAAAAGACCTCTTTGTTCATTGTTTACACTACTTTAATTTTTAGTTGTATTATCTTAAGATTTTGAATTATGTATTGTTCAAGTCTTTATGAAATGCTTTATTTAGCTAAATTCTTTCTATTTTGTATGAGAACAAAAAAATTTGAAATTTCAGAACAGTTTTACTCCGACTTGATATCAGTACATAAAAAACGACGAAATGAAGTTAAAAAAAAATGGAACCGAGTTTTGCCTTTTAATGAATTAATATCTGACAGATGGGAAAAAGCCAAATTTTTGAATGGATTGCATGGTAGTAGCATATATGATAACAGTTATGTATTTGGCAAGGTTTCTATTGGAAAAAATACTTGGATAGGTCCTTACACTATACTTGATGGCAGTGGTGGAAAACTCTCCATAGGTGATTTTTGTAGTATTAGTAGCGGAGTTCAAATCTATACTCATAACACAGTAAAATGGGCTGTAAGTGGTGGAAAAGCTGAATATGAAAAAAAATCTGTCAGGATAGGTGATAATTGTTACATTGGTCCTTACTCGGTAATTAGTATGGGATCTAGTATTGGAAAAGGAAGTGTTATTGGAACATCAAGTTTTGTTAATACTGTAATCCCTCCTTATTCAATTGCGTTTGGTTCTCCAGCAAAGATTGTAGGTAAAGTTAAAGTCAAAGGAAAAAATGTAGAGTTTGAGTATTTTAAAAAATAATTTTATAATTTCATTCTACCAATAACTAATAATATCCTAAAACATTAGATTAGAAATGGGAGTATTTGCTCAAAAAATACAATGGGTTGATCCAATTACCAATGAAACTTTAAACTCTGATGGGCATTACCTTGTTTCAAATCATTCATCATATTCTATATTCAATGGCATACCAAATTTTGTTGATAATGTAAATGATCAAACCCAAAAACAAGTTCAAGAATCATTTGGAGAAAAGTGGTCACAAAGTGATTTTGGACAAAATGATGCTGAATTTGAAGAAAAAATTAAACCTGTTTACCTAGAAATGATGGGTCTTGAAGAATCTGATCTAGCTGTTTTTAATAATAAAATTATTCTTGAAGTAGGAATTGGAAGTGGTTCATCATCAAGATTATGGGGACCACAAGCCAAAGAATTTCATGGAGTAGATATTTCAAAAGCAGTTTATCGTGTTCAAACAAATTTAAAAAAATTAATTTCAAATCCTATTCTTTCTCAGGCTGACATCAACAAACTCCCTTATCTTGACGAAAGTTTTGATGTTGTTGTTAGTAATGGTGTATTTCACCATACACCTGATACAAAATTGGCATTAAAAAATTCCCTAAAAAAATTAAAAATTGGCGGGTTTTGTATTTTTTATATATATAAAAAAAAATCACCCGTTAGAGAATTTTCAGACGACTATATTCGTTCAAAAATTTCTGATTTATCTTATAATGATGCATGGGAAAAAATTAAACCTCTTACCGATTTTGGAAAGTTACTACATGAAAAAAATACTCAAATTACTATACCATTTGATATAGAATTGTTGGGAATAAAAAAAGGAACATATGATCTACAGAGATTTTTTTATGATTATTTTTTCAAATGTTTTTGGAAAGATTCATGGGGATATGATTATTCTAATCTTGTTAATGTTGATTGGTATCATCCAAAATATTGTTGGAGACATTCAAAAGATGAAATACAGTCATGGTGTACTGAGTTTAATCTAAATATTAAATATATCAAAGAACTAGAAAGTGGTTATGCATGTTATGTTGTAAAAACTTCTAGTATAACCTGAAACAATAATTACTTCATTGAAATAAGAAAAATAGTTGCAAATTAACAAAAACCAAATTCGTAATTATCTTACAATTAGATATGATCCACTGATAAATTCCTCACATTTAGCAACTTGGAACGATTTTGAAACTCAAACTTCTGATCCACATGGACTTGTGACTGAAAATCTTCTTACTCTCTCTTTAAAAAATTCTATCCCTGATGACAATAAATCAATAGCAATCTCGCTAAGTAGTGGAATTGATTCTTCAATATGTTTAGCAATACTACGAAAAACGTTTCCCAAAAGAAAAATAATTGCTATATGTGGAGTTTTTGAAAATGGCTTTGATGAATCAATTGAAGCAAAAAAAATTGCAGACAAATTCTCTGCCGAATTCAAAATACTTCATATGGGTTCGATGTTTACAAACATGCCCGAGATCATCTCTATTTCCAAGAGACCTAGATGGAATACTTACACTCATCTTATTGCCAAAGAAGCTAAAAAGAAAGCAAATTTTTTGGTGACTGGTGATGGCGCTGATGAACTATTTGGCGGATATGTTTTTCGATATCATAAATTCAATCAACTTTTAAAGTCAAAGGATCAATGGCTAGAAAAAACTAAAAAATATCTAGAGTGTCATAATCGAGATTGGGTTCCGGATCAAAATAATTTGTTTGGTAAATGTATCAAGTTTAATTGGAATGAAATTTACAATTATTTCAAACCTTATTTTCATAATGCTCTAGATCCTATTTCTCAGGTAATGCTAGCTGATTTTAATGGAAAATTGTTATTTGATTTTATACCTACTGGGAAAGCAATATCTGATTATTACAAAATCAAAAGCATTCCAATATTTTTGGATGCATCTTTGATAACTTTTGCACAAAAACTACCATTACATCAAAAATATGACAACAAAACTAACAGAGGAAAATTAGTGTTAAGAGCAATATCAAAAAGGTTAGGAATAAATCATATTGAAGAAAAAAAAGGTTTTTCACCTAGTTTACTTTTTGATTGGCAGAAAAATGGTAAAGAAATATGTCAGTCATTCTTATTAAATAAAAATTCTCAGATATATAAAAAAAATCTAATCAATTATGACTGGACTGTAAAAGCATTTGATAAAATTGAATTTGATGGAGACATAAGATATTTGAATAGATTAATTTCTATACTTGCTTTAGAAATATGGATTAAAATTTTTGTAACAAACGAATTAAAAAGTACTAAAAAATTAATCTAACATTAATCATTTAGTGTCTTATTGATTATCCTGCAAATATTTTCTTGATCTTCCTGTGTCAAATTTTTGTGAAGCGGAAGTGTCAATGCGTTATTAAATAATTTTGCCGAGTTTTCTAAATTGCCCACTTTTTTCATATTCTTGTATGCTGGTTCCAAATGCAATGCATATGTACCGATTTGACTTTGAATATTTTCATCAGCCAATGCCTTTCTTATCCTGTCTCTGTAACCATCTTTTTGAACATAACAAGTATATGATTGAAATGTTTGTCTTGTATTCTTGCCTACATATGCTGGTTTGATGTTTCCAATTTTTGATAGTAATTCTTGATAAATTTTTGCCTTTTGAATTCTGTCTTCAATTATTTTTTCAATTTTCTTCATCTGAACTAACCCGATGGCACTTAACACATTTGATAATTTGTAATTGGTTCCTATAGTTTCAAAAGAAGATCCCTTTGCTCCAAAATGCTTAAAGGAGTAACACTTTTCTGCAATTTCATCATTATCTGTAGTTATCATGCCGCCCTCTCCAGTTGTAATTACCTTTCTTGGATGAAAACTAAAACAAGAATAATCTGCAATCTTTCCAACGTAATCCTCGCCAATTTTTGCACCTAAACTACATGCAGAATCTTCCAGACATTTCAAATCTAGTTTTTTTGCCTTTTGATAGATTTCTTTTTCTAATGGAACCCCTGCCCATGAAACTGGACTGAAAACGCTCATTTTTTCATCATATGCTTCCTCTAGAATATCTGTAGTCATATTCATGCTGTCCAAATCCACATCTGCAAGTACTGGAATTCCACCAGCCAAAACTACTGCTTCGGCAGTAGCAGGATACGTGTAATCTGGAACAATGACTTCTTGTCCTTTAATATTCAAACATTCCAATACAGCATGCAGTCCTGTAGTGCATGAAGTAACTGCTATTGCGTGTTTTACTCCCACATAGTTTGCAACCATATCTTCAAATTCTTTTGTAGTGCTTCCCTCTGTTAGAAAACCTGTAGCCATTACTTTTCTAATCTCGTTTATCTCATCCTCTCCTACATCGGGAACAGCTAGTGGTATGAGTTTCTTTTCAGTCACTAATTTGGGATTTTTGCTCTCTCGTATTAAGGTATTTTTTAGCAAGCTTTTTTAGAATATGAGGCAGGATTTTTGTTGATGAAAATACTGATAATGGGCTCAGAAGGATTTGTAGGAAAAAACTTGGTCAAGGGACTATCTGAAAAACATGATATCTATACATCTGATCAACTTGACTCTACTGATCAAAATTATTCTAAATGTGATATTACAAATTACGATTCAGTGGAAAAAATAGTTAGAGATGTAGATGCTGTAATTCATCTGACTGCTCATTCTTTAGTTTCTTCTCTTGATGGTTCTATTACCAATGCTAGAGTTAACATCATGGGATTACTCAATTTACTTGAAAGCTGCAGAAAAAATTCAGTTCCAAAAGTGATTTTTACTTCTGCTTCCTCTCTTGTAGGTGAGCCAAAATCTTTTCATGTAAATGAAGATCATACTCCAAAACCCAAAACAGCGTATGGAATAACAAAATTAACATCTGAACACTATCTGCGCCTATATCATGAGCTGTATGGTATAGATTATACTGTGTTTAGATTTTTTAATATTTATGGACCATTTCAAAAAAAT encodes the following:
- a CDS encoding class I SAM-dependent methyltransferase; its protein translation is MGVFAQKIQWVDPITNETLNSDGHYLVSNHSSYSIFNGIPNFVDNVNDQTQKQVQESFGEKWSQSDFGQNDAEFEEKIKPVYLEMMGLEESDLAVFNNKIILEVGIGSGSSSRLWGPQAKEFHGVDISKAVYRVQTNLKKLISNPILSQADINKLPYLDESFDVVVSNGVFHHTPDTKLALKNSLKKLKIGGFCIFYIYKKKSPVREFSDDYIRSKISDLSYNDAWEKIKPLTDFGKLLHEKNTQITIPFDIELLGIKKGTYDLQRFFYDYFFKCFWKDSWGYDYSNLVNVDWYHPKYCWRHSKDEIQSWCTEFNLNIKYIKELESGYACYVVKTSSIT
- a CDS encoding class I SAM-dependent methyltransferase; this translates as MINENAWIEFIRNQELSSIRKNLSDTRIKKILEIGGKDGYLARSLADWGFDVISIDINPSSTYFDVKEMNATKLEFKPETFDLVFSSHVIAHIKDKNSLFKEINRVLKSDGLAIHIVPSNWWSIITNFWHYVLLPKILYKKITSKSNSKENLKNDGKGGLNHKKIRLKNLLFLHPLGTERSFIIEIFKFSKNSWAKMFASYGYVVHNESNGPLVYSGYSVFKSHGYQIRKYFAHFFPSSYIFIIKKQNKQSL
- a CDS encoding acyltransferase, producing MRTKKFEISEQFYSDLISVHKKRRNEVKKKWNRVLPFNELISDRWEKAKFLNGLHGSSIYDNSYVFGKVSIGKNTWIGPYTILDGSGGKLSIGDFCSISSGVQIYTHNTVKWAVSGGKAEYEKKSVRIGDNCYIGPYSVISMGSSIGKGSVIGTSSFVNTVIPPYSIAFGSPAKIVGKVKVKGKNVEFEYFKK
- a CDS encoding asparagine synthase C-terminal domain-containing protein is translated as MQINKNQIRNYLTIRYDPLINSSHLATWNDFETQTSDPHGLVTENLLTLSLKNSIPDDNKSIAISLSSGIDSSICLAILRKTFPKRKIIAICGVFENGFDESIEAKKIADKFSAEFKILHMGSMFTNMPEIISISKRPRWNTYTHLIAKEAKKKANFLVTGDGADELFGGYVFRYHKFNQLLKSKDQWLEKTKKYLECHNRDWVPDQNNLFGKCIKFNWNEIYNYFKPYFHNALDPISQVMLADFNGKLLFDFIPTGKAISDYYKIKSIPIFLDASLITFAQKLPLHQKYDNKTNRGKLVLRAISKRLGINHIEEKKGFSPSLLFDWQKNGKEICQSFLLNKNSQIYKKNLINYDWTVKAFDKIEFDGDIRYLNRLISILALEIWIKIFVTNELKSTKKLI
- a CDS encoding glycosyltransferase encodes the protein MKLKILAIGDSTSNIYLMKKFARNMEVHLIDFPKKGVDKTTTGKDGIEYFDSLLISKQVEKIKKIKDSYDLCIAVPWAGARIAYLAGINYIMYFVGGDITNPPFAKENKNYNFFEKNFYKKILDNAIACIAPMDEYYIPLKKYRKDAIRLDRIFVDTELFNENIQPIEFKKEKFTFLSAQRFGLEKGMDKIWKAIELCKSDFELLQVKWFIEDTTTEEFDELSSINKKLIDEKSDRVRFIPLIKRDELGRYFVGADAVMGQMRAGVQGGIEREAAFCKKPVICYTDPKKPNIIDGEEIIPPFLPKSNEPQEIADIIDKIVESKQFRDDLAQKEYEYVKKISYPELVSKDWENIFVKVFEKSKTLDRKISILDRLMSFIILKIEKIYIKKFREKNISTWGKEEYDRLIRD
- a CDS encoding DegT/DnrJ/EryC1/StrS family aminotransferase, yielding MTEKKLIPLAVPDVGEDEINEIRKVMATGFLTEGSTTKEFEDMVANYVGVKHAIAVTSCTTGLHAVLECLNIKGQEVIVPDYTYPATAEAVVLAGGIPVLADVDLDSMNMTTDILEEAYDEKMSVFSPVSWAGVPLEKEIYQKAKKLDLKCLEDSACSLGAKIGEDYVGKIADYSCFSFHPRKVITTGEGGMITTDNDEIAEKCYSFKHFGAKGSSFETIGTNYKLSNVLSAIGLVQMKKIEKIIEDRIQKAKIYQELLSKIGNIKPAYVGKNTRQTFQSYTCYVQKDGYRDRIRKALADENIQSQIGTYALHLEPAYKNMKKVGNLENSAKLFNNALTLPLHKNLTQEDQENICRIINKTLND
- a CDS encoding NAD-dependent epimerase/dehydratase family protein; the protein is MKILIMGSEGFVGKNLVKGLSEKHDIYTSDQLDSTDQNYSKCDITNYDSVEKIVRDVDAVIHLTAHSLVSSLDGSITNARVNIMGLLNLLESCRKNSVPKVIFTSASSLVGEPKSFHVNEDHTPKPKTAYGITKLTSEHYLRLYHELYGIDYTVFRFFNIYGPFQKNGLIPSIFNKIQNNDSITIFGKGDQVRDYVYIEDILPFFEQAASSEIGKNKVFNMGTGKGSTILEIVKNMSEILKIEPKIEYQPVRPGEIGNFVADTTLLHETFGKVPSTDVKIGLSKTIDWLKNNS
- a CDS encoding glucosamine inositolphosphorylceramide transferase family protein yields the protein MNNDISTSFLKFKEIMPTKDRFWADPFVVYKDQKHHIFFEEFLNYQNKGHLSVMTVDNNGNYTKPVKILERDYHLSYPSIFEFQNEWYLIHGTIHNSKSYVELFKCDNFPFQWKYDRKLIIDIPLVDTTMFFYNKKWWMFACKAENNGTSRSEELMLFYSDDPLSANWIPHPLNPIVSDIRNARPAGKIFEMNNKIIRPAQNCFQVYGNGLSFNEIIKLNENEYEEKCLEFFKPDWKSGLIGFHTFNYEKGCTVIDARIKRSRLN